From a single Candidatus Bathyarchaeota archaeon genomic region:
- a CDS encoding S-methyl-5'-thioadenosine phosphorylase, which produces MAEGLSAEIAVIGGTGVYDPGMLEERREVKVYTPYGAPSDLIILGKYGGRSVAFIPRHGRGHQIPPSRINNRANVWALKELGVQRIIASSAVGSLREDYRPGEFVITDQFIDRTKGRPDTFYEGGKICHISSADPVCPQLHEFFVGFAKGMGLRVHPRGTYVCIEGPRFSTRAESRLFRMWGADIIGMTLYPEIVLAREAEICYVSVAMITDYDVWAEKPVSTQEILETMRRNSENFKRLIMEAIPRIPRERTCRCHEALREATL; this is translated from the coding sequence ATGGCTGAGGGTCTATCTGCCGAGATAGCTGTCATAGGCGGGACAGGGGTCTATGACCCAGGGATGCTCGAGGAGAGGAGGGAGGTGAAGGTCTACACGCCATATGGGGCGCCATCCGACCTTATCATCCTGGGCAAATACGGAGGGAGGAGTGTCGCCTTCATCCCAAGGCATGGAAGGGGCCATCAGATCCCTCCAAGCAGGATAAATAATAGGGCCAATGTATGGGCTCTCAAGGAGCTCGGGGTTCAGAGGATCATAGCATCCTCAGCTGTTGGGAGTCTTAGGGAGGACTATAGGCCGGGAGAATTCGTCATCACGGATCAGTTTATTGACCGGACCAAGGGGAGGCCGGACACCTTCTACGAGGGGGGGAAGATCTGCCACATCTCCTCCGCAGACCCTGTATGCCCTCAGCTCCATGAGTTCTTCGTCGGCTTCGCCAAGGGAATGGGCCTGAGGGTTCATCCGAGGGGGACATATGTCTGTATCGAGGGCCCAAGGTTCTCAACCCGGGCTGAGTCCAGGCTATTTAGGATGTGGGGGGCCGACATAATAGGGATGACCCTCTACCCGGAGATAGTCCTAGCCAGGGAGGCGGAGATCTGCTATGTCTCCGTCGCAATGATCACCGACTACGATGTATGGGCTGAGAAGCCCGTCTCAACCCAGGAGATATTGGAGACGATGAGGAGAAACTCGGAGAACTTCAAGAGGTTGATAATGGAGGCCATTCCAAGGATCCCTAGGGAGAGGACCTGTAGGTGCCATGAGGCCCTCAGGGAGGCCACCCTATAA